The Primulina eburnea isolate SZY01 chromosome 6, ASM2296580v1, whole genome shotgun sequence genome contains a region encoding:
- the LOC140833943 gene encoding uncharacterized protein isoform X1, with product MLRLFMTVSPSVARLTVPLAKSAATTPISPSPSGWTSYCLKWMDFDIDGEINGEVLGSSFHFETRTDNGNVIVGSSSDGMLHQGLDVKVDEESSKRELFRFEDLQAVNCSGPTVDPYVGLEFESEAAAHAFYNAYATREGFVIRVSKLSRSRRDGSAIGRALVCNKEGFRTPDKREKVVRQRMETRVGCRAMILVRKVSSGRWVVTKFVKEHTHQLTPGKGRRDLICDQYPNEHDKIRELSRQLAVEKKKVATYKRHLEMIFEHIEEHNQSLSKKMQDIVNSVKEMESKE from the exons ATGTTGCGTTTGTTTATGACCGTCTCTCCCTCAGTTGCTCGTCTCACGGTCCCACTTGCGAAGTCAGCGGCGACGACGCCAATTTCTCCATCGCCGTCCGGGT GGACTAGCTATTGCTTGAAGTGGATGGATTTTGACATTGATGGTGAGATAAATGGTGAGGTATTGGGAAGTTCTTTTCATTTTGAAACAAGAACAGACAACGGGAATGTTATAGTGGGGAGTTCTAGTGATGGGATGCTCCATCAAGGACTGGATGTTAAGGTCGATGAAGAGTCCTCCAAAAGGGAATTATTTCGATTTGAAGATTTGCAAGCTGTAAATTGTTCGGGCCCTACTGTTGATCCATATGTGGGCCTGGAGTTTGAATCCGAGGCAGCAGCACATGCATTTTACAATGCATATGCAACAAGGGAGGGCTTTGTCATCCGTGTGAGCAAGCTTTCTCGATCCAGGCGTGATGGATCAGCCATTGGGCGGGCACTGGTTTGCAACAAGGAAGGTTTCAGAACACCTGACAAGCGAGAGAAAGTTGTACGGCAAAGAATGGAAACACGGGTTGGTTGCAGAGCAATGATTTTAGTTAGGAAAGTAAGTTCTGGTCGATGGgttgtcacaaaatttgtgaaGGAGCACACACATCAACTAACTCCCGGTAAGGGTCGTAGAGATCTCATATGTGATCAATATCCCAATGAACATGATAAAATCCGGGAACTGTCACGGCAGCTGGCTGTTGAGAAAAAGAAAGTTGCCACCTATAAAAGGCATTTGGAAATGATTTTTGAACACATtgaggaacataatcaatctctttCGAAGAAGATGCAAGACATTGTGAACAGTGTCAAGGAAATGGAATCCAAAGAATGA
- the LOC140833943 gene encoding uncharacterized protein isoform X2 codes for MDFDIDGEINGEVLGSSFHFETRTDNGNVIVGSSSDGMLHQGLDVKVDEESSKRELFRFEDLQAVNCSGPTVDPYVGLEFESEAAAHAFYNAYATREGFVIRVSKLSRSRRDGSAIGRALVCNKEGFRTPDKREKVVRQRMETRVGCRAMILVRKVSSGRWVVTKFVKEHTHQLTPGKGRRDLICDQYPNEHDKIRELSRQLAVEKKKVATYKRHLEMIFEHIEEHNQSLSKKMQDIVNSVKEMESKE; via the coding sequence ATGGATTTTGACATTGATGGTGAGATAAATGGTGAGGTATTGGGAAGTTCTTTTCATTTTGAAACAAGAACAGACAACGGGAATGTTATAGTGGGGAGTTCTAGTGATGGGATGCTCCATCAAGGACTGGATGTTAAGGTCGATGAAGAGTCCTCCAAAAGGGAATTATTTCGATTTGAAGATTTGCAAGCTGTAAATTGTTCGGGCCCTACTGTTGATCCATATGTGGGCCTGGAGTTTGAATCCGAGGCAGCAGCACATGCATTTTACAATGCATATGCAACAAGGGAGGGCTTTGTCATCCGTGTGAGCAAGCTTTCTCGATCCAGGCGTGATGGATCAGCCATTGGGCGGGCACTGGTTTGCAACAAGGAAGGTTTCAGAACACCTGACAAGCGAGAGAAAGTTGTACGGCAAAGAATGGAAACACGGGTTGGTTGCAGAGCAATGATTTTAGTTAGGAAAGTAAGTTCTGGTCGATGGgttgtcacaaaatttgtgaaGGAGCACACACATCAACTAACTCCCGGTAAGGGTCGTAGAGATCTCATATGTGATCAATATCCCAATGAACATGATAAAATCCGGGAACTGTCACGGCAGCTGGCTGTTGAGAAAAAGAAAGTTGCCACCTATAAAAGGCATTTGGAAATGATTTTTGAACACATtgaggaacataatcaatctctttCGAAGAAGATGCAAGACATTGTGAACAGTGTCAAGGAAATGGAATCCAAAGAATGA